The DNA segment CCCGTCTCTGAAGAGGCTGCCGCCGAAGAGCTGGCTGTAGAAGATCTGGCTGGAGAAGATCTTGCCCCCGAGAGCGCTGAGAGCACCGAAAACCCTGAGAGCACCGAGAGCTGAGTCCCATGGCACGGCCGAGGGTTCTGTCTGGGGTGCAACCCACCGGGGCTCTGCACCTCGGCAACTGGCTGGGCGCGATCCGCAACTGGGTTGATCTCCAGAGCAGCCACGACACCTTTTTTTGTGTGGTCGATCTTCATGCGATCACTGTTCCCCATCAGCCAGCCCAGCTCGCCGAGGACACGCTCTCAACAGCAGCTCTCTATCTCGCCTGCGGCATAGATCCCGATCGCTCAACTGTGTTCGTGCAGAGCCATGTGAGCGCTCACTGCGAACTCGCCTGGCTGCTCAACTGCGTCACCCCGCTCAATTGGCTGGAGCGGATGATCCAGTTCAAGGAAAAGGCAATCAAACAGGGAGACCAGGTATCTGTGGGCCTGTTGGACTACCCGGTGCTGATGGCTGCCGACATCCTTCTCTACGACGCTGATCTGGTGCCTGTGGGGGAGGACCAAAAGCAGCACCTTGAACTCGCCCGCGACATTGCCCAGCAGCGCATCAACGCCCGTTTTGGCAAGCGGAATCCA comes from the Cyanobium sp. Tous-M-B4 genome and includes:
- the trpS gene encoding tryptophan--tRNA ligase — protein: MARPRVLSGVQPTGALHLGNWLGAIRNWVDLQSSHDTFFCVVDLHAITVPHQPAQLAEDTLSTAALYLACGIDPDRSTVFVQSHVSAHCELAWLLNCVTPLNWLERMIQFKEKAIKQGDQVSVGLLDYPVLMAADILLYDADLVPVGEDQKQHLELARDIAQQRINARFGKRNPDGEVIPVLKVPEPLILREGARVMSLTDGSSKMSKSDPNEGSRISLLDPPELVVKKIKRAKTDPTMGLEFGNPERPEADNLLGLYALLAGKTRQQAAEQCGAMGWGTFKPLLADAAVEALRPVQQRYQEWRQQPGAVAEVLRNGQHKAAAVADETLKRVRETLGFLPPG